The following nucleotide sequence is from Cyclobacteriaceae bacterium.
CGTTCTCATCAGCGTATGCTGACGCTGCTTGATCGCATCGATAAACCATTTTGCGGAATCAAGCTTCTGCTTAACGAACGTCACAGCCTCCTTCAGCTTCTTATCTTTCTTGTCGCTCTTGTCATATGCCTTGAACATATCCGTGTACGAGCGACTGATCCTCAGTTCCGGTGCATTGCGTGAATTCAGTGCAAGATCCAGCTTGCCATTCGTATTCGTAAGAATGAAATCAGGGATGACATACTGATTCTTGACCAGACTGTTGGTCATCTCACCACCCGGCTTCGGATTTAACTTTATAATGAGATCAATGGCATCCTTAATATAATCTTCATCATCCAGATCAAGCTTCTTGAGGATCTTCGGATAATGTTTCTTGGTAAACTCTTCGTAGCACTCTTTAATAATGCGCTTGGCAACGATCACATCTACATCCTGACCGTCATCCATTCGTTCAAGCTGAAGCAACAGACATTCCTGCAGGTTGCGCGCAGCGATACCCGGAGGATCAAAAGCCTGGATCTTTTTTAATACCTGCTCAACTTCTTCAATGCTGGTCTCAATGTTCTGTGAAAAGGCAAGGTCATTAACGATCGCATCAAGATCACGACGGATGTAACCATCACTTTCAATGCTTCCTACGAGTTGTTTTCCAATTGCATAATGGCGGTCATCGAGACCGAGGAATCCAAGCTGGGTAGAAAGATTTTCATGCAGGGAAGATGACATCGGGATCGGGAGCTCGCGTTCCTCATCCTCTTCTCCATCGCTCTGTGACTTATAACCGCCGTAGTCATCATCCTGGAGATAATCCTTGATGTCTACTTCACCTTCTTTCTGTGGATCTTCTGATTCGGAGGTTGGCGCTTCTGCCTGTTCACTGTCATCACCGGAATTGTCTTCAGTATTATTTTCGGGTTCATCGGAAGCACCTTCTTCAAGGGCCGGATTGATCTCCATCTCCTCTTCTATGCGGTTTTCAAGTTCGGCCGTAGGCACCTGCAGCAGCTTGATAAATTGTATCTGCTGGGGTGAAAGCTTTTGCTGAAGATTCTGACTAAGTCCTAGGCGCTGCATTGATCGGGTTCTGAATCGTCAAAACTACCATTTCAAAGATGGAGTTAAAAGCGTGTCGATCTTTAATTGCAAATTTTAAGCCAATGAACAATTATTACTGTTCCATCCAATCATTAAAGGTATATCAGAGTGGATATGAGGGAAATGCATTTTGCTTTCCCCTCCAAAATGGCGTTTTTTGCAACCCTATTTCTAAATACTATGAAGCGCACGAAGATCAAGGAACTTCTTTCTACCTCACCCTCCAGCCAAACCGTTTTAGTCCAGGGTTGGGTACGTACTTTTCGCAACAATCAGTTCATTGCCATTAATGATGGTTCTACCATTAATAATATACAAGCTGTCGTCACACTGAATTCAGAACCCGAAGCAACTCTTAAAAGAATTACGACAGGAGCCTGCGTTTCCGTTACCGGAGAATTGATCGCATCTCAGGGAAAAGGTCAGAGCGTTGAAGTCAAAGTGCAGTCACTCGAAATACTCGGCGACAGCGATGCAGAAAAGTTTCCGCTTCAACCGAAGAAACATTCGATGGAATTCCTTCGGGAGATCGCTCACCTCCGCCCCCGGACCAATACTTTCGGTGCGGTCATGCGCGTGCGTCATGCAATGGCTTTCGCTGTTCATAATTTCTTCAATGAAAGAGGTTTCTTTTATGTGCATACTCCCGTCATAACAGGATCTGATGCAGAAGGCGCCGGAGCTATGTTTAAAGTAACAACGCTGGACCTTACCAAACCTCCACTGGATGAATCAGGACACATCAATCATAAAGAAGATTTCTTCGGACGGGAAACCAATCTGACCGTATCGGGTCAGCTGGAAGGTGAGACCTATGCGATGGCATTGTCCGAGATCTATACTTTCGGACCAACCTTCCGCGCTGAGAACTCCAACACTACGCGTCACCTTGCTGAATTCTGGATGATCGAACCGGAGATGGCATTCTATGACATCAACGATAACATGCAACTGGCTCAGGATCTTTTGCAATATCTCGTGCGCTATGCACTGGACAACTGTAAGGATGATCTTGAATTTCTGGATAAGCGTGCTGCAGAAGAAGAAGCCGCAAAGCCTCAGGAGCAAAGAAGCGAACTTGGCTTGATCGACAGACTGAAGTTTGTTGTTCAAAATGATTTCCAGAGACTTACGTATACAGAAGCCATTGATATTCTTAAGAACTCCAATCCAAACAAGAAGAAGAAATTCCAGTATCTTATTGAGGAGTGGGGTGTAGATCTTCAAAGCGAGCACGAACGCTTTCTGGTGGAGAAGCACTTTAAGAAACCGGTTATTCTTTACAACTATCCGGCTGGCATCAAATCATTCTACATGCGCCAGAATGAAGATGGAAAAACTGTTGCCGCTATGGATGTTTTATTTCCGGGTATTGGTGAGATCATTGGTGGATCACAACGTGAAGAGCGTTATGACAATTTACTGAAACGTGTTCATGAATTGAATCTTCCTGAGAAAGACCTGTGGTGGTATCTTGAGTTAAGAAAGTTCGGCTCTGCTCCTCACAGCGGTTTCGGTTTGGGATTTGAAAGATTGATCCTGTTCGTCAGTGGAATGACGAATATCAGGGATGTGATTCCGTTCCCGAGATTCCCTGGAAATGCTGAGTTTTAATGGTCATGACGCTTCCTCATTTTTAATTCTTAATTTCTATCATGAATCAACCCCAAGGCCGCCTCATTCAATCCCTTGGGTTATTCTCGGCTTTTATTCTTACGGTTAGTTCTGTCATCGGCTCCGGAGTTTATAAAAAGGTCGGGATCATGTCCATCGAACTTTTATCACCGGGACTTGTTCTGCTGGCATGGATGCTGGCTGGTTTGATATCTGTGTGCGGAGCATTGAGCAATGCAGAGATCGCAAGCATGCTGGCAGATTCAGGTGGTGAATATGTTTACTATAGGAAAATTTACAATCGCTTCTTTGCATTCCTGTATGGATGGACCGCCTTTACGGTGAT
It contains:
- the rpoN gene encoding RNA polymerase factor sigma-54, giving the protein MQRLGLSQNLQQKLSPQQIQFIKLLQVPTAELENRIEEEMEINPALEEGASDEPENNTEDNSGDDSEQAEAPTSESEDPQKEGEVDIKDYLQDDDYGGYKSQSDGEEDEERELPIPMSSSLHENLSTQLGFLGLDDRHYAIGKQLVGSIESDGYIRRDLDAIVNDLAFSQNIETSIEEVEQVLKKIQAFDPPGIAARNLQECLLLQLERMDDGQDVDVIVAKRIIKECYEEFTKKHYPKILKKLDLDDEDYIKDAIDLIIKLNPKPGGEMTNSLVKNQYVIPDFILTNTNGKLDLALNSRNAPELRISRSYTDMFKAYDKSDKKDKKLKEAVTFVKQKLDSAKWFIDAIKQRQHTLMRTMQAIIDFQYDYFLEGDETKLRPMILKDIAERINMDISTVSRVASSKAIQTDFGILPLKYFFSEGISTDSGEEVSSREVKQIIKELIETEDKNKPFSDEKIEEILNQKGYNIARRTVAKYREQLNIPVARLRKEL
- the asnS gene encoding asparagine--tRNA ligase; protein product: MKRTKIKELLSTSPSSQTVLVQGWVRTFRNNQFIAINDGSTINNIQAVVTLNSEPEATLKRITTGACVSVTGELIASQGKGQSVEVKVQSLEILGDSDAEKFPLQPKKHSMEFLREIAHLRPRTNTFGAVMRVRHAMAFAVHNFFNERGFFYVHTPVITGSDAEGAGAMFKVTTLDLTKPPLDESGHINHKEDFFGRETNLTVSGQLEGETYAMALSEIYTFGPTFRAENSNTTRHLAEFWMIEPEMAFYDINDNMQLAQDLLQYLVRYALDNCKDDLEFLDKRAAEEEAAKPQEQRSELGLIDRLKFVVQNDFQRLTYTEAIDILKNSNPNKKKKFQYLIEEWGVDLQSEHERFLVEKHFKKPVILYNYPAGIKSFYMRQNEDGKTVAAMDVLFPGIGEIIGGSQREERYDNLLKRVHELNLPEKDLWWYLELRKFGSAPHSGFGLGFERLILFVSGMTNIRDVIPFPRFPGNAEF